A genome region from Arachis duranensis cultivar V14167 chromosome 8, aradu.V14167.gnm2.J7QH, whole genome shotgun sequence includes the following:
- the LOC107461202 gene encoding protein EARLY FLOWERING 3, which translates to MKRGKDDEKVMGPMFPRLHVNDTEKGGPKAPPRNKMALYEQFSIPSQRFNSGVLPLNPNTSTTNTPPPPASSTQGTGPERNYAFPYQFPPQTPTRRAEKYSVSRQSDVANGNGSLLQLEQRKKVDEDDFRVPVYVHSRIGLSNNKRRESLDGEKLVPSSSRYFGSSVAGQNDCVRNPKQLGSSLVNTRKDRRSETEGLPQVSTNKEQSVVFVRKISLTGENIDILARQSKVNPSQEFQDSPLSKHSRLRQDGACTQREGRAGSQSNGIGHVDGIAESRRETDKGNVPTTNQTSPAEAINDTECHDTRTGGATQKRNLNKSDNISKISVVENLSTSDLSPDDVVGIIGQKHFWKARRAIANQQRVFAVQVFELHRLIKVQKLIAGSPDILIEDAAFLGKSPPKGSTPKKLAIEYVVKPRQPNLKCKDESEKLHHKMECSAENAVGKTSLSSVKNGSHPSNYTPFAGNPYQTNSAADSGMGLWGFHQSPGHQWLIPVMSPSEGLVYKPYPGPGFTGTMYGGCGPFAPAPMGGPFMNPAYGVPTSNQVPGVPPDTPPGSHAFFPPNGLPVMTKAMSESAVEQANQFSARGSQGQNDHSQGGDANPSTNNQSSNNLPGPRNGTISNVMRYQACSREVELQGSSASSPSEMAQGRTDAGRDVLPLFPMGPVTPEGAPQSLETGQQTRVIKVVPHNRRTATESAARIFRSIQEERKQYESM; encoded by the exons ATGAAGAGAGGGAAGGATGATGAGAAGGTTATGGGGCCAATGTTCCCGAGATTGCATGTGAATGATACAGAGAAGGGAGGGCCAAAAGCACCACCAAGGAATAAGATGGCCCTTTATGAACAATTCAGTATTCCCTCTCAAAGGTTCAACTCTGGTGTTCTTCCACTCAATCCAAATACTTCTACTACTAACACACCTCCACCTCCAGCATCCTCAACCCAG GGGACTGGTCCTGAGAGAAACTATGCGTTCCCTTATCAATTCCCGCCACAAACTCCTACTCGCCGAGCTGAAAAATATAGTGTTTCTCGCCAATCTGATGTGGCAAATGGGAATGGTTCATTGCTACAACTCGAACAGAGAAAGAAGGTGGATGAAGATGACTTTAGAGTTCCTGTATATGTTCATTCAAGAATTGGTCTATCTAACAATAAAAGGCGTGAAAGCTTGGATGGGGAAAAGCTCGTTCCATCGAGCTCTAGGTATTTTGGTTCCTCAGTAGCAGGGCAAAATGATTGTGTAAGGAATCCAAAACAACTTGGCTCCTCACTCGTCAATACGAGAAAAGATCGGAGAAGTGAGACCGAAGGTCTTCCACAAGTGAGCACGAACAAGGAGCAATCGGTAGTATTTGTCAGAAAGATATCATTAACAGGAGAGAATATTGACATTTTGGCCAGGCAATCCAAGGTGAATCCAAGTCAAGAGTTTCAAGATAGTCCTCTGTCAAAACATAGTAGATTACGACAGGATGGTGCTTGCACACAGCGCGAAGGCAGAGCTGGGTCACAATCCAATGGCATTGGACACGTTGATGGCATTGCTGAGTCTAGGAGGGAGACAGACAAAGGAAATGTCCCTACAACAAACCAAACCAGTCCTGCAGAGGCTATCAATGACACTGAATGTCATGATACCAGGACTGGTGGTGCGACACAGAAGAGAAACTTAAACAAAAGTGACAATATTTCCAAGATTTCTGTGGTAGAGAATTTGTCAACTTCAGATTTATCTCCTGATGATGTTGTTGGGATTATAGGTCAGaaacatttctggaaagctagAAGAGCAATTGCCAA CCAACAAAGGGTGTTTGCAGTCCAAGTTTTTGAGTTGCACAGATTGATAAAG GTCCAAAAGTTGATTGCAGGATCACCAGATATTTTGATTGAAGATGCTGCTTTTCTTGGAAAGTCTCCCCCAAAGGGCTCTACTCCTAAAAAACTGGCGATCGAATATGTTGTAAAACCTAGGCAACCAAATCTTAAATGCAAGGATGAATCTGAGAAGCTACATCATAAAATGGAATGTTCAGCTGAGAATGCAGTTGGGAAAACATCTCTTTCATCCGTGAAAAACGGTAGTCACCCTTCAAATTACACCCCTTTTGCTGGGAACCCATACCAGACAAATTCGGCTGCTGATAGCGGAATGGGTCTGTGGGGTTTCCATCAGTCTCCCGGGCACCAGTGGTTAATTCCAGTTATGTCTCCGTCTGAAGGGCTGGTCTATAAGCCTTATCCCGGGCCTGGATTTACCGGAACTATGTACGGAGGATGTGGGCCGTTTGCGCCTGCTCCTATGGGTGGTCCCTTCATGAATCCTGCATATGGAGTACCAACTTCTAATCAAGTACCTGGGGTTCCACCAGACACACCCCCAGGCAGTCATGCTTTCTTCCCTCCAAACGGCTTGCCAGTTATGACTAAAGCCATGTCGGAGTCAGCCGTTGAACAGGCGAACCAGTTCTCTGCTCGAGGCTCTCAAGGGCAAAATGACCATTCACAGGGTGGGGACGCCAATCCAAGCACAAATAATCAAAGCTCAAATAATCTGCCAGGTCCGAGAAATGGAACAATATCAAATGTGATGAGATACCAGGCATGCTCTAGGGAGGTTGAATTGCAAGGGAGTTCTGCAAGTAGTCCTAGTGAAATGGCGCAAGGGCGAACCGATGCCGGAAGAGATGTGCTTCCTCTTTTCCCAATGGGTCCAGTAACACCAGAGGGTGCCCCTCAGTCTCTTGAAACCGGGCAGCAAACAAGAGTGATCAAAGTTGTACCTCACAATAGAAGAACAGCAACTGAATCAGCAGCTAGAATTTTCCGGTCGattcaagaagaaagaaaacagtATGAATCAATGTGA
- the LOC107461139 gene encoding protein FAR1-RELATED SEQUENCE 5-like codes for MQETSLDIGMDEAAFGIKYLDGDGDLGNNVRDSGLTRPEEVMEMLFNSPDEAARFYEQYSRGKGFAMRVGKKLRNKNGDIVRYTYLCNREGFRQKKWVELEGRKREHKVVTRCGCMAEMHIKQNGQMGKWYVSRFVDDHNHELLPPKLVEYLPPHRKMSDVDVAHMDSLRQVGISVPKIYESLAAQAGGFDHIPFTKRDMYNEVRRQRGMRKGDVNATIRYFEAGAKADEKLFWRCQVSADQHMCDLFWCDGRSQDDYKIFGDVLAFDATYGRNKYNLPVIIFSGVNHHNQTCVFGAAMVSCETQATYVWVLQKLLECMEGKAPKAVITDGDRSMRMAINEVFPEAHHRLCAWHLLKNATTNVCLPRFTTLFRYCMLADIEIEEFEQHWEAMLDECGVRDVEWVQDTYRKKLYWATAYIRGRFFAGIRTTSRCESLHAKLGRFVERRYGILNFVTNFQRCVEFLRDNEDEMDFRSSYGTPVLQTQFPELEKSGAMKYTREIFSRFRESLKRCVRITVVESQPCEGSTIYVTQKYMRPGRKWNVMHVLASDKYTCSCQRMESFGLPCVHILSVLVRLDVGSLPDTLVLERWTKSAKFGLYDDVAGHKIVDIAALYRMRMGTFLQHCKRLARLICNNDDLFKLYTEQIVQEATNLESMNDSGNSVGVGGGGNNGRVLDPIGVRTKGTGRGNVQVGARGVKRRKCSTCGVVGHRRTRCPNRANMSVPNSQDEVPQMVSQSAARAEFPPVKNIGVQDCYRPSAT; via the exons ATGCAGGAAACATCACTGGACATTGGCATGGATGAGGCGGCgtttggaataaaatatttagatgGTGATGGTGACCTGGGCAATAATGTACGTGACAGTGGTTTAACAAGGCCGGAGGAGGTGATGGAGATGTTGTTTAACTCTCCTGATGAGGCTGCTCGTTTCTACGAACAGTATAGCCGAGGCAAGGGTTTTGCTATGCGTGTTGGTAAGAAGTTAAGAAATAAGAATGGGGACATCGTGCGATACACATATTTGTGCAATAGAGAAGGGTTTAGGCAAAAGAAGTGGGTGGAGTTGGAAGGAAGAAAGAGAGAGCACAAGGTGGTTACGCGATGTGGGTGCATGGCAGAGATGCATATCAAGCAAAATGGTCAGATGGGTAAATGGTATGTGTCAAGATTTGTAGATGACCACAATCACGAGCTCCTCCCTCCGAAGTTGGTGGAATACTTGCCTCCACATAGGAAGATGTCGGATGTGGACGTAGCCCACATGGATAGCTTACGGCAAGTTGGGATTTCGGTTCCTAAAATATATGAGTCGCTTGCAGCACAGGCTGGTGGCTTTGATCATATCCCATTCACAAAGAGAGATATGTACAACGAAGTGAGGCGCCAACGAGGCATGAGGAAGGGAGATGTCAATGCAACGATAAGGTACTTTGAGGCAGGTGCGAAGGCGGATGAGAAACTCTTTTGGAGGTGTCAGGTGAGTGCAGATCAGCATATGTGTGACCTGTTTTGGTGTGACGGGAGGAGTCAGGatgattataaaatttttggtgATGTCCTTGCGTTTGATGCAACGTACGGGCGCAACAAATACAATCTACCGGTCATTATTTTCTCCGGGGTGAACCATCACAACCAGACGTGCGTCTTTGGGGCTGCCATGGTCTCTTGTGAAACCCAAGCAACTTATGTTTGGGTGTTGCAAAAGTTGTTGGAATGCATGGAGGGGAAGGCACCCAAGGCAGTAATAACAGACGGAGATCGTTCTATGCGAATGGCAATTAATGAAGTTTTTCCGGAAGCTCACCACAGGCTTTGTGCATGGCATCTACTAAAAAATGCCACAACAAATGTGTGCTTACCGCGGTTTACAACGTTATTTAGATATTGTATGCTTGCTGATATTGAGATAGAAGAGTTTGAACAGCATTGGGAGGCAATGTTGGATGAGTGTGGAGTCCGAGATGTAGAGTGGGTTCAGGATACATACAGGAAGAAATTATATTGGGCAACTGCATACATACGTGGTAGGTTCTTTGCCGGCATTAGGACGACATCGCGATGTGAATCGCTGCATGCAAAGCTAGGCAGGTTTGTGGAGAGGAGGTATGGGATACTCAACTTTGTGACGAACTTCCAGCGTTGTGTTGAGTTCCTCAGAGATAACGAGGATGAGATGGACTTTCGGTCCTCGTATGGGACCCCCGTACTGCAGACTCAGTTTCCGGAACTTGAGAAATCCGGAGCAATGAAGTATACCCGAGAGATATTTTCAAGGTTCCGTGAATCCTTGAAAAGGTGTGTTCGGATAACCGTTGTGGAAAGCCAGCCGTGTGAGGGCAGTACTATTTATGTGACCCAGAAGTATATGCGACCGGGAAGAAAGTGGAATGTTATGCATGTGTTGGCGTCGGATAAATATACATGCAGTTGCCAAAGAATGGAATCGTTTGGGCTACCTTGTGTGCATATACTCTCAGTTTTGGTTCGGTTAGACGTGGGTTCTCTTCCAGACACCTTGGTCTTAGAGAGGTGGACTAAGTCAGCCAAGTTCGGTTTGTATGATGATGTTGCTGGGCACAAAATAGTTGATATTGCTGCCCTGTACAGGATGCGGATGGGAACATTTTTGCAGCACTGCAAGCGTTTGGCTCGGCTTATTTGTAACAACGACGACTTATTCAAGTTGTATACAGAGCAGATAGTTCAGGAAGCAACTAATCTTGAAAGTATGAATGATTCGGGGAATAGTGTCGGCGTTGGTGGTGGCGGCAACAATGGTAGAGTACTAGATCCGATTGGGGTTCGTACCAAGGGCACCGGGCGTGGTAATGTACAGGTTGGGGCAAGGGGAGTGAAGCGTAGAAAGTGTAGCACGTGTGGGGTAGTCGGACATCGTCGAACTCGATGCCCAAATCGGGCGAACATGTCGGTGCCAAATAGCCAGGATGAGGTGCCGCAAATGGTGTCACAGTCTGCGGCGCGT GCTGAATTTCCTCCTGTCAAGAATATAGGGGTGCAGGATTGCTATCGTCCATCAGCTACATAG